Proteins found in one Pseudomonas mosselii genomic segment:
- a CDS encoding amino acid ABC transporter permease, with protein MQNQIGARKGFSLSDPRVRAWLFQILTVVFVVGLGWYLFHNTQTNLQHRGITSGFDFLERSAGFGIAQHLIPYVESDSYARVFVIGLLNTLLVTFIGIILATLLGFIIGVARLSPNWMINKLATVYVETFRNIPPLLQILFWYFAVFLTLPGPRGSINIDDTFFISNRGLNMPGASMAEGFWPFAIALALAIVAIVVMVRFANKRFDETGEPFHKFWVGLLLFIGIPGVCALLFGSPVHWEMPQLKGFNFVGGWVLIPELLALTLALTIYTAAFIAEIVRSGIRSVSHGQTEAARSLGLREGPTLRKVIIPQALRVIIPPLTSQYLNLAKNSSLAAGIGYPEMVSLFAGTVLNQTGQAIEVIAITMSVYLAISISISLLMNWYNKRIALIER; from the coding sequence ATGCAAAATCAAATCGGCGCACGGAAAGGGTTTTCCCTTAGTGATCCACGTGTGCGCGCGTGGCTGTTCCAGATCCTCACGGTGGTCTTCGTGGTGGGCCTGGGCTGGTACCTTTTCCACAATACGCAGACCAACCTGCAGCACCGGGGCATCACCTCGGGCTTCGATTTCCTCGAGCGCAGCGCCGGCTTCGGCATCGCCCAGCACCTGATCCCCTACGTGGAATCGGACAGCTACGCCCGGGTGTTCGTCATCGGCCTGCTCAACACCCTGCTGGTGACCTTCATCGGCATCATCCTGGCGACACTGCTGGGCTTCATCATCGGCGTGGCGCGTCTGTCGCCGAACTGGATGATCAACAAGCTGGCGACGGTGTACGTGGAGACCTTCCGCAATATTCCGCCGCTGCTGCAGATCCTGTTCTGGTACTTCGCCGTGTTCCTGACCCTGCCGGGGCCACGGGGCAGCATCAACATCGACGACACCTTCTTCATCAGCAACCGCGGCCTGAACATGCCCGGCGCCTCGATGGCCGAGGGTTTCTGGCCGTTCGCCATCGCGCTGGCGCTGGCGATCGTCGCCATCGTGGTGATGGTGCGCTTTGCCAACAAGCGTTTCGATGAAACTGGCGAGCCGTTCCATAAGTTCTGGGTCGGCCTGCTGCTGTTCATCGGCATCCCCGGCGTGTGCGCGCTGCTGTTCGGCAGCCCGGTGCACTGGGAAATGCCGCAGCTCAAGGGCTTCAACTTCGTCGGTGGCTGGGTGCTGATCCCCGAGCTGCTGGCGCTGACCTTGGCGCTGACTATCTACACCGCGGCGTTCATCGCCGAGATTGTGCGCTCCGGCATCCGTTCGGTCAGCCATGGCCAGACCGAGGCGGCCCGCTCGCTGGGCCTGCGCGAAGGCCCGACGCTGCGCAAGGTGATCATTCCCCAGGCGTTGCGGGTGATCATTCCGCCGCTGACCAGCCAGTACCTGAACCTGGCGAAGAACTCGTCGCTGGCCGCCGGTATCGGCTACCCGGAGATGGTCTCGCTGTTCGCCGGTACCGTGCTCAACCAGACCGGCCAGGCCATCGAGGTGATCGCCATCACCATGAGCGTCTATCTCGCCATCAGCATCAGCATTTCGCTGTTGATGAACTGGTACAACAAGCGCATTGCGCTGATCGAACGGTGA
- the cysD gene encoding sulfate adenylyltransferase subunit CysD produces the protein MVDNLTHLKQLEAESIHIIREVAAEFDNPVMLYSIGKDSAVMLHLARKAFFPGKLPFPVMHVDTQWKFQEMYRFRDKMVEEMGLELITHVNPEGVAQGINPFTHGSSKHTDIMKTQGLKQALDKHGFDAAFGGARRDEEKSRAKERVYSFRDSKHRWDPKNQRPELWNIYNGKVNKGESIRVFPLSNWTELDIWQYIYLEGIPIVPLYFAAEREVIEKNGTLIMIDDERILEHLSDEEKARIVKKKVRFRTLGCYPLTGAVESEAETLTDIIQEMLLTRTSERQGRVIDHDGAGSMEDKKRQGYF, from the coding sequence ATGGTCGACAATCTGACGCACTTGAAACAGCTGGAGGCGGAGAGCATCCACATCATCCGCGAGGTGGCCGCCGAGTTCGACAACCCGGTGATGCTGTACTCGATCGGCAAGGATTCCGCGGTCATGCTGCACCTGGCGCGCAAGGCGTTCTTCCCGGGCAAGCTGCCGTTCCCGGTGATGCACGTCGACACCCAGTGGAAGTTCCAGGAGATGTACCGCTTCCGCGACAAGATGGTCGAAGAGATGGGCCTGGAGCTGATCACCCACGTCAACCCCGAGGGTGTGGCGCAGGGCATCAACCCGTTCACCCATGGCAGCTCCAAGCACACCGACATCATGAAGACCCAGGGCCTGAAGCAGGCGCTGGACAAGCATGGTTTCGACGCCGCCTTCGGTGGCGCGCGCCGCGACGAAGAGAAGTCGCGGGCCAAGGAGCGCGTCTACTCGTTCCGTGACAGCAAGCACCGCTGGGACCCGAAGAACCAGCGCCCGGAGCTGTGGAACATCTACAACGGCAAGGTCAACAAGGGTGAGTCGATCCGCGTGTTCCCGCTGTCGAACTGGACCGAGTTGGACATCTGGCAGTACATCTACCTCGAAGGCATCCCGATCGTGCCGCTGTACTTCGCCGCCGAGCGTGAAGTGATCGAGAAGAACGGCACCCTGATCATGATCGACGACGAGCGCATCCTCGAGCACCTGAGCGACGAGGAAAAAGCCCGCATCGTCAAGAAGAAGGTCCGTTTCCGCACCCTTGGCTGCTATCCGTTGACGGGGGCAGTCGAGTCCGAAGCCGAAACGCTGACCGACATCATTCAGGAAATGCTTCTGACGCGTACTTCCGAGCGTCAGGGCCGGGTCATCGACCACGATGGCGCAGGCTCCATGGAAGACAAGAAACGTCAGGGCTACTTCTAA
- a CDS encoding amino acid ABC transporter substrate-binding protein produces MKMLKTTLAVLTAAAALGATSFAQAGATLDAVKKKGFVQCGVSDGLPGFSVPDAQGKIVGIDADVCRAVAAAVFGDATKVKFSQLNAKERFTALQSGEVDVLSRNTTWTSSRDAGMGLVFAGVTYYDGVGFLANKKLGVSSAKELDGATICIQAGTTTELNVSDYFRANGLKYTPITFDTSDESAKSLESGRCDVLTSDKSQLFAQRSKLAAPTEYVVLPETISKEPLGPVVRKGDEEWFSIVKWTLFAMLNAEEAGITSKNVEAEAKSTKNPDVARLLGADGEYGKDLKLPRDWVVQIVKQVGNYGEVFEKNLGQSTDLKIDRGMNALWNNGGIQYAPPVR; encoded by the coding sequence ATGAAGATGTTGAAAACCACCCTGGCAGTCCTGACCGCCGCCGCCGCGCTGGGCGCTACCAGCTTCGCCCAGGCCGGCGCCACCCTCGACGCGGTGAAGAAGAAGGGCTTCGTCCAGTGTGGCGTGAGCGATGGTCTTCCAGGCTTCTCCGTACCAGACGCGCAAGGCAAGATCGTCGGCATCGACGCCGATGTATGCCGCGCCGTGGCCGCCGCGGTCTTTGGTGACGCGACCAAGGTCAAGTTCAGCCAGCTCAACGCCAAGGAGCGCTTCACCGCGCTGCAGTCCGGCGAAGTCGACGTGCTGTCGCGCAACACCACCTGGACCAGCTCGCGCGATGCCGGCATGGGCCTGGTGTTCGCCGGCGTCACCTACTACGACGGCGTCGGCTTCCTCGCCAACAAGAAGCTCGGTGTCTCCAGCGCCAAGGAGCTCGACGGCGCGACCATCTGCATCCAGGCCGGTACCACCACCGAGCTGAACGTTTCCGACTACTTCCGCGCCAATGGCCTGAAGTACACCCCAATCACCTTCGACACCTCCGACGAAAGCGCCAAGTCGCTGGAATCCGGCCGTTGCGACGTGCTGACCTCGGACAAGTCGCAGCTGTTCGCCCAGCGCTCCAAGCTGGCCGCGCCGACCGAGTACGTGGTGCTGCCGGAAACCATCTCCAAGGAGCCGCTCGGCCCGGTGGTACGCAAGGGTGACGAGGAATGGTTCAGCATCGTCAAGTGGACCCTGTTCGCCATGCTTAACGCCGAAGAGGCCGGCATTACCTCGAAGAACGTCGAGGCCGAGGCCAAGTCCACCAAGAACCCTGACGTCGCCCGCCTGCTGGGGGCCGATGGCGAGTACGGCAAGGACCTCAAGCTGCCCAGGGACTGGGTAGTGCAGATCGTCAAGCAAGTCGGCAACTATGGCGAAGTGTTCGAGAAGAACCTGGGCCAGAGCACCGACCTGAAGATCGACCGTGGCATGAACGCCCTGTGGAACAACGGCGGCATCCAGTACGCGCCACCGGTGCGCTGA
- the cysN gene encoding sulfate adenylyltransferase subunit CysN, which yields MSHQSDLISEDILAYLAQHERKELLRFLTCGNVDDGKSTLIGRLLHDSKMIYEDHLEAITRDSKKSGTTGEEVDLALLVDGLQAEREQGITIDVAYRYFSTAKRKFIIADTPGHEQYTRNMATGASTCDLAIILVDARYGVQTQTRRHSYIASLLGIKHIVVAVNKMDLKGFDEQVFESIKADYLKFAEGINLKPSSLHFVPMSALKGDNVVNRSERSPWYTGPALMEILETVEIAADRNVTDLRFPVQYVNRPNLNFRGFAGTIAGGVVHKGDEIVVLPSGKSSRVKSIVTYEGELENAGPGQAVTLTMEDEIDISRGDLLVHADNVPPVTDQFDAMLVWMAEEPMLPGKKYDIKRATSYVPGSIASITHKVDVNTLEQGAASALQLNEIGRVKVALDSAIALDGYESNRTTGAFIVIDRLTNGTVGAGMIIAPPVLPHGSTGQHGKLAHVSTEERALRFGQQPATVLFSGLSGAGKSTLAYAVERKLFDMGRAVYVLDGQNLRHDLNKGLPQDRAGRTENWRRAAHVARQFNEAGLLTLAAFVAPDAEGREQARALIGKERLVTVYVQASPLVCRERDPQGLYAAGGDNIPGESFPFDVPLDADLVIDTQSVSVDEGVKLVLDVLRQRGAI from the coding sequence ATGTCGCACCAATCCGATTTGATCAGCGAAGACATCCTCGCTTATCTGGCTCAGCACGAGCGCAAAGAACTGCTGCGTTTCCTCACCTGCGGCAACGTGGACGACGGCAAGAGCACCCTGATCGGGCGCCTGCTGCACGACTCGAAGATGATCTACGAGGACCACCTCGAGGCCATCACCCGCGACTCGAAAAAATCCGGCACCACCGGTGAGGAAGTCGACCTGGCGCTGCTGGTGGACGGCCTGCAGGCCGAGCGCGAGCAGGGCATCACCATCGATGTCGCCTACCGCTACTTCTCCACCGCCAAGCGCAAGTTCATCATTGCCGACACCCCGGGCCACGAGCAGTACACCCGCAACATGGCCACTGGCGCGTCCACCTGCGACCTGGCGATTATCCTGGTCGATGCCCGCTACGGCGTGCAGACCCAGACCCGCCGACACAGCTACATCGCCTCGTTGCTGGGCATCAAGCACATCGTCGTCGCGGTCAACAAGATGGACCTCAAGGGCTTCGACGAGCAGGTCTTCGAGTCGATCAAGGCCGACTACCTGAAGTTCGCCGAGGGCATCAACCTCAAGCCGAGCAGCCTGCACTTCGTGCCGATGTCGGCGCTCAAGGGCGACAACGTGGTCAACCGCAGCGAGCGTTCGCCCTGGTACACGGGCCCGGCGCTGATGGAGATCCTCGAGACCGTTGAGATCGCCGCCGACCGCAACGTCACCGACCTGCGTTTCCCGGTGCAGTACGTCAACCGTCCGAACCTGAACTTCCGTGGCTTCGCCGGTACCATCGCCGGTGGCGTGGTGCACAAGGGTGACGAGATCGTCGTGCTGCCGTCGGGCAAGAGCAGCCGGGTCAAGTCCATCGTCACCTATGAAGGCGAGTTGGAGAACGCCGGCCCCGGCCAGGCCGTGACCCTGACCATGGAAGACGAGATCGACATCTCCCGTGGCGACCTGCTGGTGCATGCCGATAACGTACCGCCGGTCACCGACCAGTTCGATGCCATGCTGGTGTGGATGGCCGAGGAGCCAATGCTCCCGGGCAAGAAGTACGACATCAAGCGCGCCACCAGCTACGTGCCGGGCTCGATTGCCAGCATCACCCACAAGGTCGATGTGAACACTTTGGAGCAGGGCGCCGCCAGCGCGCTGCAGCTCAACGAGATCGGCCGGGTCAAGGTCGCGCTGGACAGCGCCATCGCCCTGGACGGCTACGAGAGCAACCGCACCACCGGCGCGTTCATCGTCATCGATCGCCTGACCAACGGCACGGTCGGTGCCGGCATGATCATCGCCCCGCCGGTACTGCCGCACGGCAGCACCGGCCAGCACGGCAAGCTGGCCCATGTGTCCACCGAGGAGCGCGCCCTGCGCTTCGGCCAGCAGCCGGCCACCGTGCTGTTCAGCGGCCTGTCCGGCGCCGGCAAGAGCACCCTGGCCTATGCCGTGGAGCGCAAGCTGTTCGACATGGGCCGCGCGGTCTATGTGCTCGATGGCCAGAACCTGCGCCACGACCTGAACAAGGGCCTGCCGCAGGACCGCGCCGGCCGCACGGAGAACTGGCGTCGCGCCGCCCATGTGGCGCGCCAGTTCAACGAAGCCGGCCTGCTGACCCTGGCAGCGTTCGTTGCCCCGGATGCCGAAGGCCGCGAGCAGGCCAGGGCGCTGATCGGCAAAGAGCGTCTGGTCACCGTCTATGTGCAGGCGTCGCCGCTGGTGTGCCGTGAGCGTGATCCGCAAGGGCTGTACGCGGCCGGTGGCGACAACATTCCGGGCGAGAGCTTCCCGTTCGACGTGCCGCTGGATGCGGACCTGGTGATCGACACCCAGTCGGTCAGTGTCGATGAAGGTGTGAAGCTGGTGCTGGATGTGCTGCGTCAGCGTGGTGCGATCTGA
- a CDS encoding Lrp/AsnC family transcriptional regulator, protein MPSALDRTDRALLAALQDNARLTVSELADQVALTTSPCWRRVKLLEDNGYITGYQAILSPKSLGFGVTAFVSIMMDSHTKEMALAFEQRLMEIPEIVACHNISGRYDFLLEILARDLESFGEFTREVLQRLPGVKEIYSSFSYKAVKERRVIPVSEKHI, encoded by the coding sequence ATGCCTTCAGCTCTCGACCGTACCGACCGCGCCCTGCTCGCCGCCCTGCAGGACAACGCCCGCCTGACCGTTTCCGAACTCGCCGACCAGGTTGCCCTGACCACTTCGCCCTGCTGGCGCCGGGTCAAGCTGCTGGAGGACAACGGCTACATCACCGGCTACCAGGCCATTCTTTCGCCCAAGTCGCTGGGCTTCGGAGTGACCGCGTTCGTCAGCATCATGATGGACTCGCACACCAAGGAGATGGCCCTGGCGTTCGAGCAGCGGCTGATGGAAATTCCCGAGATCGTCGCCTGCCACAACATCTCCGGGCGCTATGATTTTTTGCTGGAGATCCTGGCGCGGGACCTGGAGTCGTTTGGCGAGTTCACCCGGGAGGTGCTGCAACGGTTGCCGGGGGTGAAGGAGATCTATTCGAGCTTTTCGTACAAGGCGGTGAAGGAACGGCGGGTGATTCCCGTTTCCGAGAAACATATCTAG
- a CDS encoding amino acid ABC transporter permease: MTAHVFKPDMPPPVKTVGVLAWMRSNLFSSWLNTLLTLFALYLVWLIVPPLVQWAFIDANWVGTTRADCTKEGACWVFIQQRFGQFMYGYYPAELRWRVDLTVWLAVLGAAPLFIKRFPRKAVYGLGFLVLYPILAYLLLHGGALGLDTVPTSQWGGLMLTLVIATVGIVGALPLGILLALGRRSNMPAVKVVCVTFIEFWRGVPLITVLFMSSVMLPLFLPEGMSFDKLLRAMIGVILFQSAYIAEVVRGGLQAIPKGQYEAAAAMGLGYWRAMGLVILPQALKLVIPGIVNTFIALFKDTSLVIIIGLFDLLNSVKQAAADPAWLGMATEGYVFAALVFWIFCFGMSRYSMHLERKLDTGHKR; encoded by the coding sequence GTGACAGCCCATGTTTTCAAACCCGACATGCCGCCACCGGTGAAGACCGTTGGCGTGCTCGCCTGGATGCGGTCCAACCTGTTCTCCAGCTGGCTCAACACCCTGCTGACATTGTTCGCCCTGTACCTGGTCTGGCTGATCGTGCCACCGCTGGTGCAGTGGGCGTTCATCGACGCCAACTGGGTCGGTACCACCCGCGCCGACTGCACCAAGGAAGGCGCCTGCTGGGTGTTCATCCAGCAGCGCTTCGGCCAGTTCATGTACGGCTACTACCCGGCGGAACTGCGCTGGCGCGTCGACCTGACCGTGTGGCTCGCCGTGCTCGGTGCAGCGCCCTTGTTCATCAAGCGCTTCCCGCGCAAGGCGGTGTACGGCCTGGGCTTCCTGGTGCTGTACCCGATCCTCGCCTACCTCCTGTTGCACGGCGGCGCGCTGGGCCTGGACACGGTGCCCACCAGCCAATGGGGCGGCCTGATGCTGACCCTGGTGATCGCCACGGTCGGTATCGTCGGCGCCTTGCCGCTGGGTATCCTGCTGGCGCTGGGGCGGCGCTCGAACATGCCGGCGGTGAAGGTGGTCTGCGTGACCTTCATCGAGTTCTGGCGTGGCGTGCCGCTGATCACCGTGCTGTTCATGTCGTCGGTGATGCTGCCGCTGTTCCTGCCCGAGGGCATGAGCTTCGACAAGCTGCTGCGGGCGATGATCGGCGTGATCCTGTTCCAGTCGGCGTACATCGCCGAGGTAGTGCGTGGCGGGCTGCAGGCTATCCCCAAGGGCCAGTACGAGGCCGCCGCGGCCATGGGCCTGGGCTACTGGCGGGCGATGGGACTGGTGATCCTGCCCCAGGCGCTCAAGCTGGTGATCCCCGGCATCGTCAACACCTTCATCGCCCTGTTCAAGGACACCAGCCTGGTGATCATCATCGGCCTGTTCGACCTGCTCAACAGCGTCAAGCAGGCGGCGGCTGATCCGGCCTGGCTGGGCATGGCCACCGAGGGCTACGTGTTCGCCGCCCTGGTGTTCTGGATTTTCTGTTTCGGTATGTCCCGCTACTCCATGCACCTGGAGCGCAAGCTGGACACTGGCCACAAGCGTTAG
- a CDS encoding alpha/beta hydrolase, producing the protein MTNPLILEPQKTADACVIWLHGLGADRYDFLPVAEFLQERLLSTRFIMPQAPTRPVTINGGYEMPSWYDIKAMTPARAIDETQLEESADQVIALIKAEQAKGINLSRIFLAGFSQGGAVVLHTAYIKWQEALGGVIALSTYAPTFTDALQLSACQQRTPALCLHGVHDPVVIPSMGRTAFEYLDTWGVAARWYEYPMEHEVVVEELNDIHEWLSRQLQ; encoded by the coding sequence ATGACCAACCCGCTGATCCTCGAACCTCAGAAAACCGCCGACGCCTGTGTGATCTGGTTGCACGGCCTGGGGGCCGACCGTTACGACTTCCTACCTGTGGCGGAATTTCTCCAGGAACGCCTGTTGAGCACCCGCTTCATCATGCCCCAGGCCCCCACCCGCCCGGTGACCATCAACGGTGGCTACGAGATGCCCAGCTGGTACGACATCAAGGCCATGACCCCGGCGCGGGCCATCGACGAAACGCAGTTGGAAGAATCGGCCGATCAGGTCATTGCCCTGATCAAGGCGGAACAGGCCAAGGGCATCAACCTGTCGCGCATCTTCCTCGCCGGTTTCTCCCAGGGCGGCGCGGTGGTACTGCACACCGCCTATATAAAGTGGCAGGAAGCCCTGGGCGGGGTGATCGCCCTGTCCACCTACGCACCGACCTTCACCGACGCCCTGCAACTGAGCGCCTGCCAGCAGCGCACCCCGGCGCTGTGCCTGCACGGGGTGCACGACCCGGTGGTGATCCCCTCGATGGGCCGTACCGCCTTCGAGTACCTCGATACCTGGGGCGTCGCCGCCCGCTGGTACGAGTACCCGATGGAGCACGAAGTGGTGGTCGAGGAGCTCAACGACATTCACGAATGGCTGAGCCGTCAGTTGCAGTAG
- the algW gene encoding Do family serine endopeptidase AlgW, whose protein sequence is MFKALRYFGWPLLTGVLIAILIIQRFPQWVGLPSQDVNLQQAPQTTKIMQGPVSYADAVTLAAPAVVNLYTTKVVNKSAHPLFEDPQFRRFFGDNLPKQRRWESSLGSAVIMSPEGYLLTNNHVTSGADQIVVALKDGRETLARVIGSDPETDLAVLKIDLNSLPAITIGRSDNIHIGDVTLAIGNPFGVGQTVTMGIISATGRNQLGLNNYEDFIQTDAAINPGNSGGALVDANGNLVGINTAIFSKSGGSQGIGFAIPVKLALEVMKSIVEHGQVIRGWLGIEVQPLSQELAESFGMQGRPGIVVAGIFRDGPAARAGLQLGDVILSINGEPAGDGRKSMNQVARIKPNEKITIEVVRNGQQLKLVAEVGLRPPPAPVAPKEEK, encoded by the coding sequence ATGTTCAAGGCTCTGCGTTACTTCGGCTGGCCCCTGCTCACCGGTGTGCTGATCGCCATACTGATCATCCAGCGCTTCCCGCAATGGGTCGGCCTGCCCAGCCAGGACGTCAACCTGCAGCAGGCCCCGCAAACCACGAAAATCATGCAGGGTCCGGTGTCCTACGCCGATGCCGTGACCCTGGCCGCGCCGGCGGTGGTCAACCTGTACACCACCAAGGTGGTGAACAAGAGCGCCCACCCGCTGTTCGAAGACCCGCAATTCCGCCGGTTCTTCGGCGACAACCTGCCCAAGCAGCGGCGCTGGGAGTCGAGCCTGGGCTCGGCGGTGATCATGAGCCCGGAAGGCTACCTGCTGACCAACAACCATGTCACCAGCGGTGCCGACCAGATCGTGGTGGCCCTCAAGGACGGCCGCGAGACCCTCGCCCGGGTGATTGGCAGCGATCCGGAAACCGACCTGGCGGTGCTCAAGATCGACCTCAACAGCCTGCCGGCGATCACCATCGGCCGCTCCGACAATATCCACATCGGTGACGTGACCCTGGCCATCGGCAACCCGTTCGGCGTCGGCCAGACCGTGACCATGGGTATCATCAGCGCCACCGGCCGCAACCAGCTGGGCCTGAACAACTACGAAGACTTCATCCAGACTGACGCTGCGATCAACCCGGGCAACTCCGGCGGCGCGCTGGTGGATGCCAACGGCAACCTGGTGGGTATCAACACGGCGATCTTCTCCAAGTCCGGCGGATCCCAGGGCATAGGCTTCGCCATTCCGGTCAAGCTGGCACTGGAGGTGATGAAGTCGATCGTCGAGCACGGCCAGGTGATCCGTGGCTGGCTGGGCATCGAAGTGCAGCCGCTGAGCCAGGAGCTGGCTGAGTCGTTCGGCATGCAGGGCCGCCCGGGCATTGTCGTGGCAGGTATCTTCCGCGATGGCCCGGCGGCGCGCGCGGGGCTGCAACTGGGTGACGTGATCTTGAGCATCAACGGCGAACCGGCCGGTGACGGGCGCAAGTCGATGAACCAGGTGGCAAGGATCAAGCCCAACGAGAAGATCACCATCGAGGTGGTGCGCAATGGGCAGCAGCTCAAGCTGGTCGCCGAAGTGGGACTGCGGCCGCCGCCGGCGCCGGTGGCCCCGAAGGAAGAGAAGTAA
- a CDS encoding Nif3-like dinuclear metal center hexameric protein — protein sequence MAVALNTLVEEAERYLGSAKIQDYCPNGLQVEGRPQVSRIVSGVTASQALLDAAVEAEADLVLVHHGYFWKGENPCITGIKQRRLKTLLKHDISLLAFHLPLDVHPEVGNNVQLARQLDITVEGPLDPNNPKVVGLVGSLAEPVSARDFARRVREALGREPLVVEGEQMIRRVGWCTGGGQGYIDTAIAAGVDLFISGEASEQTFHSARENGVSFIAAGHHATERYGVQALGDYLARRFAVEHLFIDCPNPI from the coding sequence ATGGCCGTCGCCCTCAATACACTGGTCGAGGAAGCCGAGCGCTACCTGGGCAGCGCGAAGATCCAGGACTACTGCCCCAATGGCCTGCAGGTCGAGGGTCGCCCCCAGGTCAGCCGTATCGTCAGCGGCGTCACCGCCAGCCAGGCGCTGTTGGACGCGGCGGTCGAGGCCGAGGCAGACCTGGTGCTGGTACACCATGGCTACTTCTGGAAGGGCGAGAACCCGTGCATCACCGGGATCAAGCAGCGGCGCCTGAAGACCCTGCTCAAGCACGATATCAGCCTGCTGGCCTTCCACCTGCCGCTGGACGTGCACCCGGAAGTGGGCAACAACGTGCAGCTGGCGCGCCAGCTCGACATTACCGTCGAAGGCCCTCTGGACCCGAACAATCCCAAGGTGGTCGGCCTGGTCGGGTCGCTGGCGGAACCGGTGTCGGCGCGGGACTTCGCCCGTCGGGTGCGCGAGGCGCTGGGGCGTGAGCCGTTGGTCGTCGAGGGTGAGCAGATGATCCGCCGGGTCGGCTGGTGCACCGGCGGCGGGCAAGGCTACATCGACACCGCCATCGCCGCCGGGGTCGACTTGTTCATCAGTGGCGAGGCGTCCGAGCAGACGTTCCACAGTGCCCGCGAGAACGGCGTGAGCTTCATCGCCGCCGGCCATCACGCCACCGAGCGCTATGGCGTGCAGGCGTTGGGGGATTACCTGGCGCGACGGTTCGCGGTCGAGCACCTGTTCATCGATTGCCCGAATCCGATCTGA
- a CDS encoding amino acid ABC transporter ATP-binding protein: MSEAIKQPAGPEGIIQMQGVNKWYGQFHVLKDINLNVRQGERIVLCGPSGSGKSTTIRCLNRLEEHQQGRIVVDGVELTNDLKQIEAIRREVGMVFQHFNLFPHLTILENCTLAPMWVRKMPRRKAEEIAMHFLERVRIPEQAHKYPGQLSGGQQQRVAIARALCMKPKIMLFDEPTSALDPEMVKEVLDTMVSLAEDGMTMLCVTHEMGFARTVANRVIFMDKGEIVEQAAPDDFFDRPRSDRTKLFLSQILH, from the coding sequence ATGAGTGAAGCGATCAAGCAGCCTGCCGGCCCCGAAGGCATCATCCAGATGCAAGGCGTGAACAAGTGGTACGGCCAGTTCCATGTGCTCAAGGACATCAACCTGAACGTGCGCCAGGGCGAGCGCATCGTGCTGTGCGGGCCGTCCGGCTCGGGCAAGTCGACCACCATCCGTTGCCTCAACCGCCTGGAGGAGCACCAGCAGGGGCGCATCGTCGTCGACGGCGTGGAGCTGACCAACGACCTCAAGCAGATCGAGGCGATCCGCCGCGAGGTGGGCATGGTGTTCCAGCACTTCAACCTGTTCCCGCACCTGACCATCCTGGAGAACTGCACCCTGGCGCCGATGTGGGTGCGCAAGATGCCGCGGCGCAAGGCCGAGGAAATCGCCATGCACTTCCTCGAGCGCGTGCGCATTCCGGAGCAGGCGCACAAGTACCCGGGGCAGTTGTCCGGTGGTCAGCAGCAGCGGGTGGCGATTGCCCGGGCGCTGTGCATGAAGCCGAAGATCATGCTGTTCGACGAGCCGACCTCGGCGCTGGACCCGGAGATGGTCAAGGAGGTGCTCGACACCATGGTCAGCCTGGCCGAAGACGGCATGACCATGCTCTGCGTGACCCACGAAATGGGCTTTGCCCGCACCGTGGCGAACCGGGTGATCTTCATGGACAAGGGGGAGATCGTCGAGCAGGCGGCGCCGGATGACTTCTTCGACCGGCCGCGCAGTGATCGGACCAAGCTGTTCCTGAGCCAGATCCTGCATTGA